From one Bacteroidia bacterium genomic stretch:
- a CDS encoding phosphatase has product MARISIIDLGTNTFNLLVVETRGREVVGKLHQEKIPVKLGEGGINLGLILEKPYQRGLEAMQKYAAISKDLAVDKVFAFATSAIRSSGNGVQFVEDVKSSCGISVTIIDGQQEAELIYRGVQLSGALSEHNSLILDIGGGSCEFIICNRNRYFWKHSFDLGVSRLYDRFKHQNPILPSEIETIQLLFETELQVLFNALKQFPTTELIGSSGSFDTFAEMISFQKFGEDRVSNLKEY; this is encoded by the coding sequence GTGGCAAGGATAAGTATCATCGATTTAGGAACCAATACCTTTAATTTATTGGTTGTTGAAACCCGTGGCAGGGAAGTGGTTGGGAAATTGCATCAGGAGAAAATCCCTGTAAAATTGGGAGAAGGAGGAATTAACCTGGGTTTGATTTTGGAGAAGCCTTACCAACGAGGGCTGGAGGCCATGCAAAAGTACGCAGCCATTAGTAAGGATTTGGCTGTTGATAAGGTTTTTGCCTTTGCTACTTCTGCCATTCGTTCCTCCGGCAATGGGGTTCAGTTTGTTGAAGATGTAAAAAGTAGTTGCGGTATTTCAGTAACTATCATTGATGGTCAGCAAGAAGCGGAATTAATTTACCGTGGAGTTCAACTTAGTGGTGCTTTGTCGGAACACAATTCTCTTATTTTGGATATTGGCGGTGGAAGCTGCGAGTTTATCATTTGTAACAGGAATCGCTATTTCTGGAAGCATTCCTTCGATTTGGGAGTTTCCAGGTTATACGATCGGTTTAAACACCAAAACCCCATTTTACCTTCCGAAATAGAGACTATTCAGTTGTTGTTTGAGACCGAGTTGCAAGTGTTGTTTAACGCTTTAAAGCAATTTCCAACTACCGAATTAATCGGGTCCTCCGGATCGTTCGACACCTTTGCAGAAATGATTAGCTTCCAAAAGTTTGGAGAAGACAGGGTTTCTAATTTAAAGGAGTATAG
- a CDS encoding sterol desaturase family protein: protein MKPNYIALSIPVFFILIGVELLVCWLQGKKYYRLNDSLSNLAQGIGQQVTGIFFKIILGFGYIYLYNNYRFYTLPNTALVVFCMFLGVDFFYYWFHRMSHEINALWAAHIVHHQSEDYNLTVALRQSWFQGFFSMFFYYPLALIGCDPITFAALSSFNTLYQFWIHTQTIGKLGPLEWIFNTPSHHRVHHGSNPKYIDKNHAGSLIIWDRIFGTFQEEDEEVYYGITKPLNSWNPVWANFHYWAELWELAKKSPGIWNKILVFIMPPGWQPKELGGMQYPKEIDKTHYHKYDVRSSRSINSYSFFQFILLLVAASILLFVEKELASFQVYGIATGVILGLLAIGAYFENHRWAIWLDIFRLVLTLVILLTIEAEWLRYSSILFGISILVWAKMAFSKHPELV, encoded by the coding sequence ATGAAACCCAATTACATCGCGCTATCCATTCCGGTTTTCTTTATTCTCATCGGAGTTGAATTACTGGTTTGTTGGTTACAAGGCAAAAAGTATTATCGATTAAACGATAGTCTTTCTAACCTTGCACAAGGTATTGGACAACAGGTTACCGGTATCTTCTTCAAAATTATTCTAGGATTCGGATATATTTATTTATACAATAACTATCGGTTCTATACCCTTCCTAACACTGCATTGGTTGTTTTTTGTATGTTTTTGGGAGTTGACTTTTTTTACTATTGGTTTCACCGGATGAGTCATGAGATTAATGCATTGTGGGCGGCACATATCGTTCATCACCAAAGTGAAGATTATAACCTAACTGTTGCCCTTCGGCAAAGCTGGTTTCAGGGCTTTTTCTCCATGTTCTTTTACTATCCATTAGCACTTATTGGCTGCGATCCCATTACGTTTGCAGCCCTTAGTTCGTTTAACACCTTGTATCAATTTTGGATTCATACTCAAACAATTGGAAAACTCGGACCTTTGGAATGGATATTCAATACACCCAGTCACCACCGGGTTCATCACGGCAGTAATCCCAAATATATTGATAAGAACCACGCAGGCTCCTTAATTATTTGGGATAGAATTTTTGGAACTTTCCAGGAAGAAGATGAAGAAGTATATTACGGAATCACCAAGCCATTAAACAGTTGGAATCCGGTTTGGGCCAATTTCCATTATTGGGCCGAGCTATGGGAATTGGCTAAAAAAAGTCCCGGAATTTGGAACAAAATTTTAGTGTTTATTATGCCTCCGGGATGGCAGCCCAAAGAATTGGGAGGAATGCAATATCCAAAAGAAATTGATAAAACCCATTACCATAAATACGATGTTCGCAGCAGTAGGAGCATTAATAGTTATTCTTTTTTCCAATTTATTCTCCTGTTAGTAGCCGCCTCCATTTTATTGTTTGTGGAAAAAGAATTAGCTAGTTTCCAGGTATATGGAATTGCAACCGGAGTTATTTTAGGTTTATTGGCAATAGGAGCCTACTTTGAAAACCACCGTTGGGCAATATGGTTGGATATTTTTCGGCTTGTTTTGACCTTGGTCATTCTATTGACAATAGAGGCAGAGTGGCTAAGATACAGTTCCATTCTATTTGGAATTTCCATTTTGGTTTGGGCGAAGATGGCATTTAGTAAACATCCGGAATTGGTTTAA
- the miaA gene encoding tRNA (adenosine(37)-N6)-dimethylallyltransferase MiaA yields MKNSLIVITGPTASGKTDLAIQVAKKWNTEIISADSRQIFKGMEIGSAFPSPEQLSEVKHHFIGELELTEKFSAGDFAQEAQKRIKTLFNSHEKVVVVGGSGLYIKALLDGMDELPPVLDSIRNQLNEELHKNGLAVLTEELKNADPVYYEQVDKNNPQRIIRALEIYRTTGLPFSSFRSGKKESVFPYNLYAIDLPREELYQRINNRAELMMKQGFLEEVTRLKSFRTHNALNTVGYKELLDYLDGQMSLEQSIEKLKQHTRNFAKRQLTYIRHQLDAKWINPNTWELDT; encoded by the coding sequence TTGAAAAACAGTTTAATTGTTATCACTGGCCCAACTGCCAGTGGAAAAACCGACTTAGCTATTCAGGTTGCCAAAAAATGGAACACAGAAATCATTTCGGCCGATTCACGCCAAATTTTCAAAGGCATGGAAATTGGCAGTGCATTTCCTTCTCCTGAGCAATTAAGCGAAGTTAAACATCACTTTATTGGGGAATTGGAACTAACAGAGAAGTTCAGTGCAGGTGATTTTGCCCAGGAAGCTCAGAAGCGAATCAAAACCTTGTTCAACAGCCATGAAAAAGTTGTTGTTGTTGGAGGCTCCGGCCTATACATCAAAGCTTTGTTGGATGGAATGGATGAATTACCTCCGGTTCTCGACTCCATTCGTAATCAACTCAATGAAGAATTACATAAGAATGGATTAGCGGTTTTAACTGAAGAACTAAAAAATGCAGATCCTGTCTATTATGAGCAGGTGGATAAAAACAATCCTCAGCGCATTATTCGGGCTTTGGAAATTTACAGAACAACCGGTTTACCATTTAGTAGTTTCAGATCCGGAAAAAAAGAAAGTGTTTTCCCTTATAACCTTTATGCCATTGACCTTCCAAGGGAAGAATTATACCAACGCATTAATAACCGAGCCGAATTGATGATGAAGCAAGGGTTCTTAGAGGAAGTTACAAGGCTAAAAAGCTTTAGAACCCACAATGCCTTAAATACCGTTGGATATAAAGAATTACTTGACTATTTAGATGGTCAAATGAGCCTTGAACAATCCATTGAAAAATTAAAGCAACATACCCGAAATTTTGCGAAAAGACAACTTACCTATATTAGGCATCAACTCGATGCAAAGTGGATCAATCCAAACACATGGGAATTGGATACGTAA